A genomic window from Helicobacter pylori includes:
- a CDS encoding HU family DNA-binding protein — MNKAEFIDLVKEAGKYNSKREAEEAINAFTLAVETALSKGESVELIGFGKFETVEQKGKEGKVPGSDKTYKTEDKRVPKFKAGKILKQKVEEGK; from the coding sequence ATGAACAAAGCGGAATTTATTGATTTGGTTAAAGAAGCAGGTAAATACAACAGCAAAAGAGAAGCCGAAGAAGCGATCAACGCCTTTACTTTAGCGGTAGAGACAGCTTTAAGCAAGGGTGAGAGCGTGGAGCTGATCGGTTTTGGCAAGTTTGAAACTGTAGAGCAAAAAGGCAAAGAGGGCAAAGTGCCAGGAAGCGATAAAACTTATAAAACTGAAGACAAACGAGTGCCTAAATTCAAAGCCGGTAAAATCCTTAAACAAAAAGTTGAAGAAGGCAAGTAA